In the genome of Vicia villosa cultivar HV-30 ecotype Madison, WI linkage group LG7, Vvil1.0, whole genome shotgun sequence, one region contains:
- the LOC131620422 gene encoding G-type lectin S-receptor-like serine/threonine-protein kinase At4g27290, with product MKKAKMNIFLAMLVISVLVLFFFKNTSAADTITQSDSLFDGSTLISKDETFELGFFTPGNSPNRYIGIWYKNIPVKTVVWVANRDNPVKDNASKLIINKQGNLVLLNRNQSLLWSTNTTKKTSAPIVQLLDNGNLVVRDEKDTETDEDSFLWQSFDYPTDTMLPGMKFGWNKKTGINRRLTAWKNWDDPSSGDFTSSFVRLDKNPEILFWKGSTVFFRTGPMIGVMSSGLMSMGIFGLRTNPLFNYDFVSNQEQVYYMYTLKNSSVISIIVLNQTLLARQRLTWIPESKRWNLYQNLPQDRCDAYNVCGANGVCVIGGSPICQCLDGFKPRSPQRWDAMDWTQGCVRSGNWTCGVGNRGGFRRLVGMKLPDTTNYWIDENMTLDKCKIKCLENCSCTAYSGLGENNGDIGCSIWFDDLKDLRVTESNLDLYVRTDVSDIDDKHGRTKKIIFAVSAIVSAVIVTLLAFFVYRTKMKYKVNIEWKEDDSDCEHEDLEIPFFDLATILNATNNFSIDNKLGEGGFGPVYKGKLVDGQEVAVKRLSMSSGQGIKEFKNEVKLCAKLQHRNLVKVVGCCIEKDEKMLVYEYMSNTSLDSFIFDPTQSKSLNWPLRFNILYGIARGLLYLHQDSRLRIIHRDLKASNILLDKDMNPKISDFGLAKMCGGDQIEGKTNRIIGTYGYMAPEYAIDGLFSVKSDVFSFGVLLLELISGMKNRTHTFHQSDHNLIGHAWRLWKEGTIHTMIDENLKDTCIIYEALRCIQIGLLCIQHHPNDRPDMTSVLLMLKSSNTLPQPEEPSYLFKIKSLERELFSYKRVSSSSINQVTISLLDAR from the exons ATGAAAAAAGCTAAAATGAACATTTTTCTGGCCATGCTAGTTATATCTGTGTTAGTATTATTCTTCTTCAAAAATACCTCTGCAGCAGATACTATTACTCAATCAGATTCACTTTTCGATGGAAGCACCTTGATTTCTAAAGATGAAACCTTCGAGTTGGGTTTCTTTACTCCCGGTAATTCTCCGAATCGCTATATTGGAATTTGGTACAAAAACATCCCTGTTAAAACCGTTGTTTGGGTTGCCAATCGTGATAACCCTGTCAAAGACAACGCAAGCAAGTTGATCATAAACAAACAAGGAAATCTGGTTCTACTTAACCGCAATCAGTCTCTTCTATGgtcaacaaacacaacaaagaaGACTTCAGCTCCTATTGTCCAGCTTCTGGACAACGGAAATTTAGTGGTTAGAGATGAGAAGGACACTGAAACTGATGAAGACAGTTTCTTATGGCAGAGCTTTGATTATCCTACTGATACGATGTTGCCAGGAATGAAGTTTGGATGGAACAAGAAAACCGGTATTAATCGGCGTCTCACTGCATGGAAAAACTGGGACGATCCATCTTCAGGTGATTTTACTTCTTCGTTTGTCAGACTTGACAAAAATCCTGAAATACTGTTTTGGAAAGGCTCAACCGTGTTCTTCAGAACAGGACCGATGATCGGCGTTATGTCGAGTGGTCTTATGTCTATGGGAATATTTGGGTTAAGGACTAACCCACTTTTTAACTACGATTTTGTAAGCAATCAAGAACAAGTTTATTATATGTACACCCTTAAGAACAGTTCTGTGATTTCCATAATTGTTTTGAATCAAACGCTTTTGGCTCGTCAACGACTCACTTGGATTCCTGAATCcaaaagatggaatctttatcagaACCTTCCACAAGATAGGTGTGATGCTTATAATGTTTGTGGTGCCAATGGAGTTTGTGTCATTGGTGGATCGCCGATTTGTCAGTGTTTAGATGGGTTCAAGCCGAGATCACCTCAACGGTGGGATGCAATGGATTGGACACAGGGTTGTGTAAGAAGTGGAAATTGGACATGTGGAGTTGGGAATAGAGGCGGATTTCGGAGACTTGTTGGAATGAAGTTGCCGGATACTACAAATTATTGGATTGATGAAAATATGACACTCGATAAATGCAAGATCAAATGTTTGGAAAATTGTTCATGCACAGCTTACTCAGGCTTAGGTGAAAATAATGGAGACATTGGTTGTTCCATTTGGTTTGATGATCTTAAAGATTTGAGAGTTACAGAATCTAACTTAGACTTATATGTTAGGACTGATGTTTCAGATATCG ATGATAAACACGGGCGTACCAAAAAGATTATCTTTGCAGTTTCAGCCATTGTTTCAGCAGTTATTGTGACACTGTTGGCATTCTTCGTCTATAGAACAAAGATGAAGTATAAAG TAAACATTGAGTGGAAGGAAGACGACAGTGATTGTGAACATGAAGATTTAGAGATTCCTTTCTTTGATCTTGCTACAATCCTAAATGCCACAAATAATTTCTCAATTGACAACAAACTCGGCGAAGGGGGTTTTGGACCAGTATATAAG GGAAAATTGGTTGATGGCCAAGAAGTTGCAGTTAAACGACTGTCTATGAGTTCTGGACAAGgaataaaagaatttaaaaatgaagttaaattATGTGCTAAACTTCAACATCGAAATCTTGTCAAAGTTGTTGGTTGTTGCATTGAAAAAGATGAGAAAATGCTAGTCTATGAATACATGTCAAACACAAGCCTTGATTCATTCATTTTTG ATCCAACTCAAAGTAAATCATTAAATTGGCCTTTGCGTTTTAACATCTTATATGGAATTGCACGAGGTCTTCTTTATTTACATCAAGATTCAAGATTAAGAATCATACATAGAGATTTGAAGGCAAGTAATATTTTACTAGACAAAGACATGAATCCAAAAATTTCAGATTTTGGTTTGGCTAAAATGTGTGGAGGTGACCAAATTGAAGGAAAAACAAATCGAATAATTGGTACATA CGGTTATATGGCTCCTGAATATGCCATTGACGGGTTATTCTCTGTTAAATCAGATGTATTTAGTTTTGGTGTATTATTATTAGAACTTATAAGTGGAATGAAAAATAGAACGCATACCTTCCATCAAAGTGATCACAATCTTATTGGACAT GCATGGAGATTGTGGAAAGAGGGAACTATACACACAATGATTGATGAAAATTTGAAGGACACATGTATTATATATGAAGCTTTGCGGTGCATTCAAATAGGTCTTTTATGTATACAACATCATCCAAATGATCGACCAGATATGACATCTGTGCTTCTGATGTTGAAAAGTAGCAATACTTTACCTCAACCAGAAGAGCCAAGTtacttatttaaaataaaatcattagAAAGAGaacttttttcttataaaagagtaTCATCATCTTCAATAAATCAAGTAACTATCTCATTATTAGATGCTAGGTAG